From Acipenser ruthenus chromosome 23, fAciRut3.2 maternal haplotype, whole genome shotgun sequence, the proteins below share one genomic window:
- the LOC117412916 gene encoding interleukin-12 subunit beta-like produces the protein MDLLWSLLSITCLFLQLEGCTRVIKPNTVVVDVDMTLSTPSPCRNVMLQCGEHGPSVYWQKEKQKIGKGSELTIHVDDFPDAGNFTCHNDNGDILNHTLVLIQVTKNDRGEYPKQILQEISDQIYVKCETKNHSGVFECSWNLNMNRNTVQILVEAHRSNSSISCTVHDQDKSRAVCHELTYCPFQEELEKVGFNLHAIDGPRFENYSSEFFLADIVKPEKVQIHKKDEGDKKVVVSWEYPQSWDHPHSYFPLTFEVKALKNKHNCDHEVCSDPRTPNHKLPHKGSYHFFTEETSLQLNHSTKKYVFCVRAKDMYCNSPWSEWSAICSKKLRIKKQRNENRDRKKNS, from the exons atggaTCTGCTGTGGAGTTTGCTTTCTATTACATGTTTATTCCTACAACTTGAAGGATGCACCAGGGTGATCAAACCTAACA CTGTCGTTGTGGATGTTGACATGACACTCAGCACACCCAGCCCATGCAGAAACGTGATGCTCCAGTGTGGGGAACATGGCCCCAGTGTGTACTGGCAGAAGGAGAAACAGAAGATAGGAAAGGGGAGTGAGCTAACCATTCACGTGGATGATTTCCCAGATGCGGGTAATTTCACCTGTCACAATGACAATGGGGATATTCTCAACCACACCCTCGTGTTAATTCAAGTGACAAAAAACGACAGAGGAGAGTATCCCAAACAAATACTTCAAGAAATCTCTG atcaaatatatgttaaatgtgaaacaaaaaacCATTCTGGTGTATTTGAGTGCTCGTGGAATCTAAATATGAATCGCAACACCGTCCAGATTTTAGTTGAAGCTCATCGGTCAAA CTCCAGCATCTCCTGCACTGTTCATGATCAGGACAAATCCAGGGCTGTCTGTCATGAATTGACATATTGCCCATTCCAAGAAGAGCTGGAGAAAGTGGGATTTAATTTGCATGCAATCGATGGGCCGCGCTTTGAAAACTACTCCAGTGAGTTCTTCCTTGCAGACATTG TGAAACCAGAGAAGGTACAAATTCACAAGAAAGATGAGGGAGACAAAAAGGTTGTCGTGTCCTGGGAATACCCCCAGTCCTGGGATCACCCGCATTCCTACTTCCCTTTGACGTTTGAAGTTAAAGCcctgaaaaacaaacataacTGCGACCATGAAGTGTGTTCGGACCCGCGCACACCTAATCACAAGCTGCCACACAAG GGCTCCTATCATTTCTTCACTGAAGAGACCAGCCTGCAGCTCAACCATAGCACCAAGAAGTATGTTTTCTGTGTAAGAGCAAAAGACATGTACTGCAACTCTCCCTGGAGTGAATGGAGCGCAAT ctgctCCAAAAAACTAAGAATTAAGAAACAAAGAAATGAAAACCGTGACAGAAAAAAGAACAGCTAA
- the LOC131699605 gene encoding EF-hand calcium-binding domain-containing protein 9-like: MKLKAGVVLHYLFLDNAYCLMSIKNAKILVEYFKMLDVHNKSSLNDIQFYHFLHYTTDLSDKDIMLIFDMLDWNASGETGFEEFYMLVCILLANQNNVEKQFISRHSRPVFELIDMDGGHTISPAEFQASGFLFNLKGHALNQISYDFDVSGDENLSYKEFKMFAMACIDKQEQTKREKKKKRKRKAH, from the exons ATGAAGCTGAAAGCAGGAGTGGTTCTTCATTATTTGTTCCTGGATAATGCTTACTGTCTGATGTCAATAAAAAATGCCAAGATTTTAGTGGAGTATTTCAAGATGCTGGATGTCCACAACAAGAGCTCCCTTAATG ATATCcagttttatcattttctccACTATACAACGGATCTGTCAGACAAGGACATCATGTTGATCTTTGACATGCTGGACTGGAATGCCAGTGGAGAGACGGGATTTGAGGAGTTTTACATGCTAGTCTGCATCCTGCTTGCTAATCAG AACAACGTTGAGAAGCAGTTCATCTCGCGCCACTCCCGTCCAGTGTTTGAGCTCATCGACATGGACGGGGGACACACCATCAGCCCTGCCGAGTTCCAGGCCTCAGGATTCCTCTTCAACCTCAAAGGACACGCTCTCAACCAGATCTCCTATGACTTTGACGTCTCGGGGGACGAG AACCTGAGCTACAAGGAGTTTAAGATGTTCGCCATGGCTTGCATTGACAAGCAAGAGCAGACAAAgagggagaaaaagaaaaaaagaaagagaaaagcaCACTGA